A single Hylaeus volcanicus isolate JK05 unplaced genomic scaffold, UHH_iyHylVolc1.0_haploid 12221, whole genome shotgun sequence DNA region contains:
- the LOC128883294 gene encoding uncharacterized protein LOC128883294, with product MTATTQKLENTLKRAEQLISVNEKAEALNVLHAIIIHRRLRANGWDTSAEQIVTKFIHLCVELDKLKYVREGLHSYRVLTQQHNVLSLVKVMKELRDASEKKLELAKTKASNEATLPAGVDDLEADESPECLMLSTLQVEVRDKTAKELYAALLGCWETYKIIMDLLRFCPKIDYFYHDTARRALEFCLLNKRPQEFRRLCDTLRLHYANFQKYRSRPDFESFLRPESHIPIRLTQMDVAAELGLWTQCFQTAEDIIHLGLHDMLQRSLYSKDSAYYQNRSVFLSQTSRFYEKLARVFKVSGQWTLHASAILRNLFHTRQHKRSVTKEEQVQLSSIAVIAILCVPILQKNHQGMNDIEYQKKLTNMLGQGCFTTRASMQSIIETRGILSAASPQVERLYRHVEGEVVPMTYCSKAEELINQVKKEMTLCDAYLMALKRVIFDRLMLQLENVYTSMSIDFFTTCVCKKSFFPWSQAEVILVQLIQDGFLHLRLDYSEHALIFGDVLKNSDLVEDNRFYSVANVFNKIVLHHPDLKAFSSPCNASLHYTTFYSNFEEKLRIEEKRLEKRNRAIIECRLRQLEKQSAEEEARKTKEIQKQRQDEEEEQKRREAALLLNETIRRREAYEQLMLLYGEQIVAEFKAMAEKANGKIIHKGKPIEDITTDDILTGKYDHVDYETIQEELRTKEKQERSRQHRQESKRAEHLVRALREEESQLIKIWKEKVEEEDRNILKEKRAQFEKQYAKFIEERNHQKNVLKSVRKEFEAYFETCMEKRREAWEQQCRERLEKTNKILKQRKIERAKVARQLKELQRAEEEKRQEEERLLAEARAKKEFEERQELEKEAMRKRVEEKQREKDLEIERRFKQMEKVPRTSFVKVNLVDDLDWSRKAVITRPAVDDAQTSANKVIFDSPTPKVEKYIPPHSRMDSKTLQNTSRVRRFSELDRSLSNKNFTHSVRSFDKTVQTRKKHGNASNFGLSRNDDVEIVRHLPPNQMTTPSVQNIKSTIAEHVTKSTQHSVGDGFTTVTKKLKPRSPK from the exons ATGACGGCAACTACTCAGAAACttgaaaatacattaaagcgaGCAGAACAGCTTATTTCAGTTAATGAAAAAGCGGAAGCTCTCAATGTTTTACATGCTATCATTATCCATCGACGATTAAG AGCGAATGGATGGGATACCAGTGCAGAACAAATTGTTACAAAGTTTATACATTTGTGTGTGGAGTTAGATAAGTTAAAATATGTTCGTGAAGGACTTCATTCCTATCGTGTTTTAACGCAGCAG CACAATGTTTTATCGTTGGTAAAAGTTATGAAAGAATTAAGAGATGcttctgaaaaaaaattagagcTGGCCAAAACAAAAGCATCTAATGAAGCGACTCTACCGGCAGGAGTTGATGATCTTGAAGCAGATGAAAGTCCTGAGTGCCTTATGTTATCTACGTTACAAGTTGAAGTTCGAGATAAAACCGCGAAAGAGCTTTACGCCGCTTTATT GGGGTGTTGGGaaacttataaaataattatggatTTATTACGTTTTTGTCCTAagattgattatttttatcacgACACTGCACGTCGA GCCTTAgagttttgtttattaaataaaagaccTCAAGAATTTCGTCGATTATGCGATACGCTACGATTGcattatgcaaattttcaaaaat ATCGATCACGACCCGatttcgaatcatttttaCGCCCAGAAAGCCATATACCTATTCGCTTAACGCAAATGGATGTAGCAGCTGAACTTGGCCTTTGGACTCAATGCTTTCAAACAGCAGAAGATATCATTCATTTAGGACTACATGATATGTTGCAGCGTAGTCTCTATTCTAAGGACTCGGCTTATTACCAAAACCGTTCAGTGTTTCTAAGTCAAACGTCacgattttatgaaaaattagcTAGG GTCTTCAAAGTATCTGGACAATGGACGCTTCATGCTTCGGCTATTCTTCGAAACCTTTTTCACACAAGACAACATAAACGCTCCGTTACTAAAGAAGAGCAAGTTCAACTTTCAAGTATAGCAGTAATAGCCATTTTGTGTGTTCCTATTCTTCAGAAAAA TCATCAAGGGATGAATGACATAGAGTATCAAAAAAAGTTAACCAATATGTTAGGCCAAGGCTGTTTCACGACGCGCGCGTCCATGCAATCCATTATAGAAACGCGTGGAATTTTATCAGCAGCCTCACCTCAAGTTGAGAGACTGTATAGGCATGTTGAAGGGGAAGTCGTTCCTATGACTTATTG TTCTAAAGCTGAAGAACTTATTAATcaagtgaaaaaagaaatgactTTATGCGATGCTTACCTTATGGCATTAAAACGTGTTATCTTTGATCGCCTCATGTTGCAATTAGAAAATGTGTACACATCCATGTCGATTGATTTTTTCACAACATGTGTTtgtaaaaaatcattttttccatGGAGTCAGGCTGAAGTGATTTTAGTTCAACTCATTCAAGATGGTTTTCTACATTTGCGATTAGATTATTCTGAGCATGCTTTAATATTCGGAGACGTATTAAAGAATTCTGATCTTGT GGAAGATAATCGTTTTTACTCAGTGGCTAAcgtctttaataaaattgttttacatcATCCAGATTTAAAAGCTTTTTCCTCTCCATGCAATGCCAGTTTACACtatactacattttattctaatttcgaagaaaaacttagaattgaagaaaagcgtcttgaaaaaagaaatcgtgcGATTATTGAATGCCGACTTCGACAACTGGAGAAACAGTCAGCAGAAGAAGAAGCAAGAAAGACAAaggaaattcaaaaacaacgtcaagatgaagaagaagagcaAAAAAGACGAGAAGCCGCTTtgcttttaaatgaaacaatacgTCGTCGTGAAGCTTATGAGCAATTAATGCTTCTTTATGGTGAACAAATAGTAGCAGAATTTAAGGCCATGGCGGAAAAAGCCAAtggtaaaattattcataaaggAAAGCCTATTGAGGATATCACGACGGATGATATCCTGACTGGAAAGTATGATCATGTTGATTACGAAACGATACAAGAAGAATTACGTAcaaag GAAAAGCAAGAGCGTAGTCGACAACATCGTCAAGAATCAAAGCGGGCAGAACATCTTGTACGCGCGTTGCGTGAAGAGGAATCTCAActcataaaaatttggaaggaaaaagtggaagaagaagatcgaaatattctaaaagaaaaacgtgCACAATTTGAAAAGC AATATGCtaaatttattgaagaaagaaatcatcaaaaaaatgttctgaaAAGTGTTCGAAAAGAGTTTGAAGCTTATTTTGAAACGTGTATGGAAAAGCGTCGGGAGGCATGGGAACAACAATGTCGTGAGCGTTtggaaaaaacaaacaaaatattaaagcaGAGAAAAATTGAGCGGGCTAAAGTGGCTCGTCAATTAAAGGAATTACAGCGAGCAGAGGAAGAGAAACGTCAAGAAGAAGAACGTCTTTTAGCGGAAGCTCGagcgaaaaaagaatttgaagaaCGTCAAGAACTTGAAAAGGAAGCCATGAGAAAGCGAGTTGAAGAGAAGCAAAGGGAAAAAGATCTGGAAATTGAAAGGCGTTTCAAACAAATGGAAAAGGTTCCTCGTACTTCTTTTGTTAAAGTAAATCTTGTGGATGATTTAGATTGGTCTCGAAAAGCTGTTATCA CACGGCCAGCCGTTGACGACGCTCAAACAAGTGCTAACAAGGTTATTTTTGACTCTCCGACTCCTAAAGTAGAGAAATATATTCCTCCTCACAGTCGAATGGATTCGAAAACGTTGCAGAACACAAGTCGTGTTCGACGTTTTTCTGAACTAGATCGAAGtctttccaataaaaattttacaca ttCTGTCCGTTCCTTTGATAAAACTGTTCAAACTCGAAAAAAACATGGAAACGCATCCAACTTTGGTTTAAGTCGAAACGACGACGTTGAAATCGTTCGTCATTTACCTCCAAATCAAATGACCACCCCGTCCGTACAGAATATTAAATCGACTATCGCTGAGCATGTGACTAAATCCACGCAACATTCTGTTGGAGACGGATTTACTACCGTTACGAAAAAGTTAAAACCCCGTTcaccaaaataa
- the LOC128883297 gene encoding uncharacterized protein LOC128883297, producing the protein MKMDHSMSFQFPYLYGLLLVFMLIEHCFDMYLNLRQYFHLKKKQLPDSLRKYVDDNKFDLSVDYSLDKLTFGTLTACVSFVIKFALYITFFFPWLWSESGRLLLENFGIVSEYYQSILFVFLYVIGERCLCILFEFYHDFVIEDRHGFNKKTVKVFLLDEIKTFFISMSIGNIFLVLVIWVIHWGGKTFYFWLWGLTMAFSFVMLTVYPNFIAPLFNKFEDLKNQSLKAKIETLAGSIQYPLKRIYQMDASTRSAHSNAYLYGFGKNKRIVLFDTLLESNEDQILAVVGHELGHWKYSHTLKGIALSSVQMFIMFYLFGLVFYNPYMYTEFGYKENETPVVIGLFIFMNIFKPVSILTSILSTCLSRRYEFQADKYSAVDLKMNKDLRHALIDLQVKNLSAFSVDSWYEWFNYSHPHLVKRLEALEHYEEKSC; encoded by the exons atgaaaatggatCATTCCATGTCGTTTCAATTCCCTTATCTCTACGGATTGTTACTAGTTTTTATGTTAATAGAGCATTGTTTTGatatgtatttgaatttacgtcaatactttcatttaaaaaaaaagcagctGCCCGattctttaagaaaatatgTTGATGATAACAAATTCGATTTATCAGTAGATTATTCTTTAGATAAACTGACTTTTGGCACTCTTACTGCTTGTGTatcttttgttattaaattcgcTCTCTATATCACGTTTTTTTTCCCTTGGCTTTGGAGCGAATCGGGAAGATTATTACTCGAAAACTTTGGTATTGTGTCGGAATATTATCAa tctATCCTTTTCGTGTTCCTTTATGTCATTGGAGAGCGTTGTCTTTGTATCTTATTTGAGTTTTATCATGACTTTGTTATAGAAGACCGTCATggatttaacaaaaaaactgttaaagtgtttcttttagatgaaatcaaaactttttttatttccatgtccatcggaaatatttttctagttTTGGTTATTTGGGTTATTCATTGGGGTGgcaaaacattttatttttggttatGGGGACTTACAATGGCATTTTCGTTTGTTATGCTAACTGTGTATCCGAATTTTATAGCTCcacttttcaataaatttgaagatttaaaaaatcagtCATTAAAagcgaaaattgaaacattg GCTGGTTCTATTCAATATCCATTAAAACGTATTTATCAAATGGACGCTTCAACGCGCTCAGCTCACAGCAATGCTTATTTATATGgttttggaaaaaataaacgaattgttttatttgatacacTTTTAGAAAGTAATGAAGATCAGATTTTAGCCGTTGTAGGTCACGAGTTAGGTCATTGGAAGTACAGTCATACATTAAAGGGAATAGCGTTATCATCCGttcaaatgtttataatgTTTTATCTCTTTGGATTGGTCTTTTATAACccttatatgtatacagaatTCGGATATAAGGAAAATGAAACACCTGTGGTGATTggattgtttatatttatgaatattttcaaaccg GTCAGCATTCTTACCTCCATTCTTTCAACATGTTTAAGTCGACGTTATGAATTTCAA gCGGATAAATATTCAGCTGTCGacttgaaaatgaataaagattTAAGACACGCATTAATTGATttacaagtgaaaaatttatcTGCTTTTTCTGTGGATTCTTG GTATGAGTGGTTTAATTACAGTCATCCGCATTTAGTCAAGCGATTGGAAGCTTTAGAACATTATGAAGAAAAATCATGTTAG